One segment of Mercenaria mercenaria strain notata unplaced genomic scaffold, MADL_Memer_1 contig_4791, whole genome shotgun sequence DNA contains the following:
- the LOC123565907 gene encoding beta-1,3-galactosyltransferase 5-like, with protein MWKKVNKMRVRTTKTSSKCVLKLFLILTFAVFVPIMLPSLRKGNTRIVDKRSTMQDVMKDIKLELKKPLFVPIKTKEMQNKVFSIAKFPFLNFTSFSLEPLTDCTNLQLIALIHSSPYHFERRETIRRTWTNQSYFSVFGPVKRIFLFGTVDNDKLQKAISTEHHIYGDILQGNFIDNYYNLSFNTMTGLKWIINRCDNVQTVMKVDDDIVIDMFRFLNNTVLSLVHKSRQVFCRYSRGKIFRNSKSKWYLPDSIFAGETKYPSYCEGKLVLMTFDIIPSLYSVALNTPYFFIEDVFMYGLVINKIEGVSFLQLKWGSDMMLNGSAARTCLMKKKHNCSVYVAGVSSDEEMEELWFLFRQKFMLNHLFN; from the coding sequence ATGtggaaaaaagtaaacaaaatgagAGTTAGGACAACAAAAACTTCATCAAAGTGTGTCTTAAAACTATTCCTTATCTTAACTTTTGCTGTGTTTGTACCTATAATGTTACCGTCGCTAAGGAAAGGAAACACTCGAATCGTGGATAAGAGATCAACCATGCAAGATGTTATGAAAGATATTAAGCTGGAACTAAAAAAGCCTTTGTTTGTGCCAATTAAAACGAAAGAAATGCAGAATAAAGTGTTTTCTATTGCAAAATTTCCATTTCTTAATTTCACTTCTTTTAGTTTGGAACCACTGACAGATTGCACAAACTTGCAGCTGATAGCATTAATCCATTCTTCACCCTATCACTTTGAACGTCGTGAAACGATACGGCGAACATGGACAAACCAATCTTACTTTTCAGTGTTTGGACCTGTTAAAAGAATTTTTCTTTTCGGGACTGTCGATAATGATAAATTGCAAAAAGCTATTTCAACTGAACATCATATTTATGGTGATATTCTGCAAGGCAATTTCATAGATAATTACTACAATTTATCGTTTAATACTATGACTGGATTAAAATGGATTATAAACAGATGTGATAATGTtcaaactgtgatgaaagttgatGATGATATTGTTATTGATATGTTTAGATTTCTCAACaatacagttttatctttagTTCACAAATCAAGACAGGTTTTCTGCCGTTACAGCAGAGGTAAAATATTTCGAAACTCTAAGTCCAAATGGTATTTACCTGACAGCATATTTGCAGGAGAAACAAAATACCCTAGTTACTGTGAAGGTAAACTTGTTTTAATGACGTTTGATATCATACCGTCTTTGTATAGTGTTGCGTTGAATACgccatattttttcatagaaGACGTGTTCATGTATGGTTTAGTAATAAACAAAATAGAAGGAGTATCATTTCTACAATTAAAATGGGGTTCTGATATGATGCTTAATGGTTCTGCGGCAAGGACATGTCTtatgaaaaagaaacacaattgCAGCGTTTACGTAGCAGGCGTTTCGTCCGATGAAGAAATGGAAGAATTGTGGTTTCTCTTTAGACAAAAATTCATGTTAAATCACCTCTTTAATTAA